From the genome of Pyxidicoccus trucidator:
CGCTCGACGAGCGCGGCGTGCTCCAGTCCGTGGCCAGCCGCAACGACGCCGTCGCGCTGGAGACGCTGGAGCGGTTCGGCCTGCGCGACTACTTCCTGCACCCCCACTTCGGCGCCACGGCCAAGTCGGCCTCCATCGCCCGCATCGCGGAGCGGCTGGGCGTGTCCACGGACAGCGTGGCCTTCGTCGACGACGAGCCGTATGAGCGCGAGGAGGTGGCGGCGGTCCACCCGAACGTGGTGTGCGTCGACGCCGCGACCGTGGCCACGCTGCTGGAGCGGGGCGACATCACCATCCCCGTGGGCACCGGCATCAACCGGCGCATGCTCCACCTGGCCGAGCAGGAGCGGCAGGCCGCGGAGGACGCGGCGGGTGGCCCCAGCGAGGACTTCCTCGAGGGGCTGGGCATGCGCCTGGCCGTGCGCCGGGCCGGCTCGGGCGACCTCGGGCGCATCCAGGAGCTGATGCTGCGCACCAACCAGCTCAACACCACGGGGCGCTTCTTCCCGCTGGAGGAGCTGGAGCGGCTCTGCGCCGCGGAGGACCACGTCGCGGTCGTCATGGACCTGAAGGACCGCTTCGGCGACTCGGGGACCGTCGGCTTCGCGCTGGTGGCCCTGACGCCGGGCTTCTGGACGATGCGCATGCTGATGGTGTCGTGCCGCGTGCAGGACCGGGGCGTGGGCGCGGCGGTGCTCGGTGCCCTGCGGCGCGGCGCGCACCGGGCCGGGGCCCGCTTCCGCGCGGACTACGTGCGCACCAAGGCCAACCGGCGGATGTACGTGGGACTGAAGCTGGCCGGCTTCTCCGAGGTGGGAGGCACGGAGCCCGAGCTGCTGCTGGAGGCCGACCCGACGCTGCTCGCGCCAATGCCCTCGTGGATAGAGGTCCGCGACGAGACCGGGGCGCTGCTGCCGTGAGCCTCGTGTCCCTCCACGCGTCCACCTCCACTGGCGCGCCCGTCTTCCTCGTCCATGGGGTGATGGGCACGGTGCTCCCCTACCGCGAGCTCGCGGTGCGGCTCGGCGCCGACCGGCCCTGCATCGGCATCGAGGCCCGAGGCGTGGATGGCCGGCAGGAGCCGCTCGACTGTGTCGAGGCCCTGGCCGCGGCCTACCTCGACGAGGTTCGCGCCCGGGGCGCGCCGGCCCGGTGGCTGCTGGCCGGCTGGTCCTTCGGCGGCCTGGTGGCGTACGAGATGGCCGTCCAGTTGGGCCGCGCTGGCATCCCCGCGTGCGCGGCGCTGCTGGACACCCAGGCCCTGCTGGATCCGAAGCGGCACACGCGTCCGCCGCGCAAGGAGATTGCCTCGGGCCTGGACCGGCACCTGGAGCGCGCGGGCGTGCCGCGCGAGGACCTGCTGGCGGTGGAGCGCCTGCGCACGACCTACGTCGCGCATGTGGAGGCGCTGCTGCGCTACCACCCCGGGCGCTTCACGGGGCCGCTGACCGTCATCCATGCCGGCCAGGGGCTCCCGACGGAGGACGCCACGCTGGGCTTCGGCGCGGTCGCGGGTGGGCCGGTGCGGACGCACGGCGTCGCGGGCGACCATGACTCCCTGCTGGCGCCTCCGCACGTGGACGCCGTCTCCGGCGTGCTGCGTGACTTCTTCGCCTCGTTCGACCCGGACCGATGACGCCCTTCCACCTCGAGC
Proteins encoded in this window:
- a CDS encoding HAD-IIIC family phosphatase; the protein is MKPRVIKCVVWDLDGTLWNGVLAEGDSLRLREEAANLVRALDERGVLQSVASRNDAVALETLERFGLRDYFLHPHFGATAKSASIARIAERLGVSTDSVAFVDDEPYEREEVAAVHPNVVCVDAATVATLLERGDITIPVGTGINRRMLHLAEQERQAAEDAAGGPSEDFLEGLGMRLAVRRAGSGDLGRIQELMLRTNQLNTTGRFFPLEELERLCAAEDHVAVVMDLKDRFGDSGTVGFALVALTPGFWTMRMLMVSCRVQDRGVGAAVLGALRRGAHRAGARFRADYVRTKANRRMYVGLKLAGFSEVGGTEPELLLEADPTLLAPMPSWIEVRDETGALLP
- a CDS encoding alpha/beta fold hydrolase, with protein sequence MSLVSLHASTSTGAPVFLVHGVMGTVLPYRELAVRLGADRPCIGIEARGVDGRQEPLDCVEALAAAYLDEVRARGAPARWLLAGWSFGGLVAYEMAVQLGRAGIPACAALLDTQALLDPKRHTRPPRKEIASGLDRHLERAGVPREDLLAVERLRTTYVAHVEALLRYHPGRFTGPLTVIHAGQGLPTEDATLGFGAVAGGPVRTHGVAGDHDSLLAPPHVDAVSGVLRDFFASFDPDR